The Streptococcus oralis region AATAATTGGTTTTTTCAATTGTCATAAATTCCTTCTTTTTCATAAATTAACAGATCAGGGCTCTGTCAGGCCGCTACCACCTCGTGTAGGAGATTAAACTGCCTACATACATCTTCACTCACGATAGGCTTTCACCCCCTTTACAATGGTTATAGTAGCAACTTTTCTACCCCAACCTTATTCCTTCTCACCCAAGATTCGGACTTCTCTTTCAAGAGTGACACCTGAGTGTTCCTTGACTTTTTCGATAACAGATTGGATCAAGTCTTCATAGTCTTTGGCCGTTCCGTCAGCAACATTGATCATGAAACCAGCGTGCTTTTCAGATACTTCCACACCACCGATACGATAGCCTTTCAAGCCAGCCTCTGAAATCAACTGTCCTGCAAAATGCCCAACTGGACGCTTAAAGACTGACCCACATGATGGGTATTCTAGAGGTTGTTTGAGTTCACGTAGGTGCGTCAAGCGGTCCATTTCTTGCTTGATAACCTGATGATTCCCTGGAGCTAGGGCAAATTTAGCTGACAAAACAACAGCTCCAGAATCCTGAATAGCTGAATGGCGGTAACCAAAAGCCAAATCCTTGGCAGATAAGGTCTCGATTTCCCCTTCCTTGGTCAAAATTTGACAAGACTGCAAGATATGAGCAATCTCTCCTCCATAGGCACCCGCATTCATAAAGACAGCTCCACCGATGCTTCCAGGAATCCCACAAGCAAACTCAAAACCAGTCAAACTATGACGGAGAGCAATACGTGTCGTTTCGATCAAGTTCGCTCCAGCTTCTGCTTCAATAGTGTAACCATCAACTGAAACGTTATTAAGCTTATCGCATAAGATGACAAAACCACGGATTCCACCTTCACGCACGATGATATTGCTGGCATTTCCTAGCACCATCCAAGGAATATTCTCTTGATTGGCAAATTGGACGACACGGGCCATCTCATAGCGATTGCGTGGCAAAACTAGATAATCTGCTCGACCTCCAACCTTGGTATAGGTATAGGTCTTCAAAGGTTCCTTAAAACGAATATCGATTCCTTCTAGGATTTCAAGCATTTTTTCTTTTACTGACATGTCACTCTTCCTTTTTCAAAATTCATTCCATTATACCATTTTTAGAGACATTTGACGACCTCAAAATGACTATTGATAATTCAACTCTTGTTTTTCAAATGATGGATACAGATGTTGACGTGAATGGGGACTATAGAAAAACAGCCCAAGAGTTAGATGAATGATATCTAACTTTCAGGATGCTGTTTTCAAAATTTTTTTATATTGAATCTATCTACACTTGAAGCAATCAATAAGACCCTTCTAAAGCAAATGCTGAGATGGATGCTAATCAAGCGGGGACTTTTTCCAGCTTTGGCGGTAAAATTTAGGACTCACAGAGAAAAAGTTCTTAAAGGCTTTTGAAAAGACTAGTTGGTCCTGATAGCCGACTTCCAAGGTAATTTCTTTTATAGATAGATTGGTGTCAGTTAAGAGTGTTCTTGCCTTTAGCAGGCGTGTTTCAAGGAGAAATTGCTGAGGAGATTTAT contains the following coding sequences:
- the murB gene encoding UDP-N-acetylmuramate dehydrogenase, whose amino-acid sequence is MSVKEKMLEILEGIDIRFKEPLKTYTYTKVGGRADYLVLPRNRYEMARVVQFANQENIPWMVLGNASNIIVREGGIRGFVILCDKLNNVSVDGYTIEAEAGANLIETTRIALRHSLTGFEFACGIPGSIGGAVFMNAGAYGGEIAHILQSCQILTKEGEIETLSAKDLAFGYRHSAIQDSGAVVLSAKFALAPGNHQVIKQEMDRLTHLRELKQPLEYPSCGSVFKRPVGHFAGQLISEAGLKGYRIGGVEVSEKHAGFMINVADGTAKDYEDLIQSVIEKVKEHSGVTLEREVRILGEKE